The proteins below come from a single uncultured Carboxylicivirga sp. genomic window:
- a CDS encoding ArgR family transcriptional regulator, translated as MNKFAVTPNKYTLQGEMKIKAQRLLAIKHLVSSRKVSSQEELVSLLEEDGFKLTQATLSRDLKYLKVAKVPDAETGYKYVIPDIAQKAEPLLPSNEEFPVSGVESIEFSGQMAIIKTRPGFANGIASVIDSHGPYEILGTIAGDDTILLISREGVSKTDVINALSLFMPGLKDKSL; from the coding sequence ATGAATAAATTTGCAGTGACACCGAATAAATATACATTACAAGGAGAAATGAAAATTAAAGCGCAACGATTATTAGCTATAAAACATCTGGTTAGTTCGCGAAAAGTCAGTTCGCAAGAAGAACTGGTTAGCTTGTTGGAAGAGGATGGTTTTAAACTGACTCAAGCTACATTATCGCGTGACCTGAAATACTTGAAGGTTGCTAAAGTGCCAGATGCTGAAACCGGATATAAATATGTTATTCCGGATATAGCCCAAAAAGCAGAGCCTTTGTTACCGTCTAATGAGGAGTTTCCGGTTAGTGGAGTAGAATCAATTGAGTTTTCAGGTCAAATGGCAATCATTAAAACTAGGCCTGGTTTTGCTAACGGTATTGCTTCAGTAATTGATAGTCATGGGCCATATGAAATATTAGGAACTATTGCGGGTGATGATACAATCTTACTGATCAGTCGCGAAGGAGTAAGTAAAACAGACGTAATCAACGCACTGTCGCTGTTTATGCCAGGTTTAAAAGATAAATCATTATAA